The Dissulfurirhabdus thermomarina DNA window CCAGGCCGTCGTAGACCACGGCCGCCGGGTCGGCCCCCGCCGCGTGGCGGACCACGGGGACGTCCAGGCGCCGGCCCCAGGTCTCGAGCTGTTCCGCCGCCGCCGCCCGGAAGGTGTCGGCCGCCACCAGGAGGACCTTCTTGCCCTCGGCCTGGAGGCGGCGGGCGATCTTGGCGATGGTGGTGGTCTTGCCGACGCCGTTGACCCCCACCACCAGGACCACGAAGGGCGCCGGGGCCCATGCCGGCCCCGGCCCCGGCGGCGGCAGCAGCGCCCGGATCCGGTCCTGGAGCCGCTCCCGGAGGGCCCCGGCGTCGGCGAGCTCGCGGCGCTTCACCTGGATCCGCAACTCCTCCAGGACCTTGCCCACCGTGGCCACGCCCATGTCCGCGGTGACCAGGATCTCCTCGAGCTCGTCGAGGAGGCCGGGGTCGATCTCCTTGCGGCCGAGGAGGAGCTCGTCCACCTGGTGGACGAAGCCCTGGCGGGTGCGGGCGAGGCCCTCCTTGAGACGGGCGAGGAGCCCCTTCCTTTCGCCGGCCTCCGGCCCCGCGGCGGGCCCGGACGGCGCCTGGGAGGGCGCCTCCTCCGCGGGGGTCTTCCGTCCGAACCAGTTACCGATCATCGCCTGGACCTCCGGGGCGGGGCACCCGGAACGGTGCCCGGGGTTGCCAGCGGCGCCCGAAGTCTGATATTAACGGACACATCGGGATCGACCAACCCGGGGGGAGGAGACCCCGGAACTTCGCCGGCGAGGTGACCATGAACAAGTCCGAGCTGATGGAAGGCGTGGCGGAACGCGCCGATCTCCCGCGTGCCCATGCCGAGGCGGTGGTGAAGGAGATCTTCGCCGCCATGACCGAGGCCCTGGTCTCCGGTGAGGGCGTGGAGATCCGGGGCTTCGGCAGCTTCGTGGTGAAGAGCTACCGGCCCTACACGGGCCGCAACCCCAAGACCGGCGAGAAGATTCCCGTGGCTCCCAAGAAGCTCCCCTTCTTCAAGGTCGGCAAGGAACTGCGCGAGCGGGTCCAGCGGGGGCGCGGTTCTTAGACTCCCGGCCGCCCGGAGCTAGCCGGCCTCCTCGATCTCCAGCCCCTCCAGCAGGAGCCGCGCGGCGGTGACGCCGAGGACCGGCGTGAGCCCGCAGCTGGGGCTTCGCGCCTTGAGCACCGCCCGGGCCACGCCGAGACGGCGGGCGAGGCGGGCGGCCTCCTCCGCGCCGCGGAGGAACTGGGCCGTGACGTCCTGGCCCGCGACGGTGCGCACCGCGGCCCGGCCCTCGATGACGGCGAGCCCGTCACCGCCCTCGAGGGCGGCGGCCGGCCGCGGGGTGGCAAGCCCCCCGAGCTGCTCCGGGCACACGGGAACGACCCGCCGGCCGGCCAGGGCCGCCAAGACCTCCGGGTCGAGGCGGCTTCCGCCGTCGTAGCGGCAGGCCGCGCCCAGGAGGCACGCGCTCACGAGGAGGCCGGGCGCCACCTTCAGCCGGCGAAGGCCACGGCCGGGGCCCCCTCCGGCCGGGGCCGCACCTCCCCGATCCGGTAGGCCGGCTCCCCGGCCGCCGCGGCCGTCTCGAGGACGGCGTCGGCCGTCTCCCCGGGCACCACCAGGACCATCCCGATCCCGCAGTTGAAGGTCCGGAACATCTCCTCGTCAGGGATGTCCCCCGCCTCCCGGAGGAAGGTGAAGACCGCCGGGACGGGCCAGCTCTCCCGCCGGATCACGGCCTGGAGGTGGCCGGGGAGGACTCTCGGGATGTTGTCCACGAACCCGCCCCCGGTGACATGGACCATGCCGGAGACGGGGTGGGCCTCGAGGATCCGGGCGACGGCCCGGGCGTAGATCCGGGTGGGGGTGAGGAGGACCTCTCCCAGGGGCCGGTTGCCCAGGGCCGGGACCGGGGCCCGGACGTCCAGCCCCCGTTCCTCGAAGCAGATCTTCCGGACCAGGGAGAAGCCGTTGCTGTGGAGGCCGCTCGAGGCCAGGCCGACGAGGGCGTCTCCTTCACGGACCCGCGAGCCGTCGATGAGGCGGGAGCGGTCCGCCACCCCCACCACGAAGCCGGCGAGGTCGTAGTCCCCTGCGGCGTACATGCCCGGCATCTCGGCGGTCTCGCCGCCGATGAGGGCGCAGCCCGCCTGGCGGCACCCCTCGGCGATGCCCCCGATCACCTCGGCGGCCACGTCGGGGTCGAGGCGCCCGGTGGCGAAGTAGTCCAGGAAGAAGAGGGGCCGGGCCCCGCAGACCAGGATGTCGTTGACGCTCATGGCCACGAGGTCGATCCCCACGGTGCCGTGGATGCCGGCCTCCACGGCGACCTTGAGCTTGGTGCCCACCCCGTCGGTGGAGGCCACGAGGACGGGGTCGGAGAGCCCCGAGGTGTCCAGGGCGAAGAGCCCGGCGAAGCCGCCGAGCTCGGTGATGACGCCCGGGGTTCGGGTCGCCGCCACCAGGGGCCGGATCCGGTCCACCAGGCGGTTGGCCTTGTCGATGTCGACGCCGGCCTGGGCGTATCGGGAGGTTCGGGTCACGGGAGGCCTCCTGGGCGGGGGGATTCCGGGGCAGTTGTATTCGCTGGCGGGGGGGAAGTCAACCGCCGCCCGCCTCCGCCGGGGTGCCGGCGTTGCCGCGCCTTCCCCGAAATGTTTTATAGGGGGCATGACGGACGTGAAAGACGGCACGATGGCGGCCGGCCGGGGCGCCGCATGAAACAGGTGCGGAACGGGCCGGCGATCCCCGTCGGCGTGGACCATCCCATCGGGGAGAAGATCGCCGCGGCCCGGCGGCTCCTGGCCGTTCACGGGGCGGCGCTCCACTCCGACCCGGCCGTCGCCGGACTGCTCGGGCGCTACCGGGCCGCCCTCCGGGACAGCCGCCGCGAGATGGAGGCGGGCGGCATCGTGGCCGAATGCACCGAGTGCGCCGTGGTGGACGGCGGCAGCTGCTGCGGCCGCGGCATCGAGAACCGCTTCGACGCCGTGCTCCTCCTGGTGAACCTGCTCCTGGGGGCGGAGCTTCCCGACCGACCGGAGGACCCCGACGGGTGTTGGTTCCTCGGCGCCGCCGGCTGCCGCATCCCCGCCCGCCACGTGATCTGCATCAACTACGTCTGCCCCCGGCTGGTCCGCCGGCTGGGGCCGGAGGGGCTCCGATCCTACCAGGCCCGGGTGGCCCGGGAGGCGGACCTCGGTTTCGCCCTGGAGGAGGCGCTCAAGCGGTGGCTGCGGAACCGGACCTGAGCGCGGACCGGCGCTGGATGGGCGAGGCCCTCGCCCTGGCCCGCCAGGCCTTGGCGGCCGGCGAGTTTCCGGTGGGGTGCGTCCTGGTGGCGGGCGGGCGCGTGGTGGGCCGGGGGCGGCGGGTCCACACCCGGCCCGGGGAGGTGAATGAGCTGGACCATGGCGAGATGGTGGCGCTTCGGCAGTGGCTCTCCGGCGGCGCCCCGGGGTCCGGCGGGGCCGTCACCGTCTACACCACCCTCGAGCCCTGCCTCATGTGCCTCGGCGCCCTCGTCTTGAACGGCGTCCGGCGGATCGTCTACGCCTACGAGGACGTCATGGGGGGAGCCACGGGCCTCCTCCCCCGGGTCCGCTCGGGGGGCGGGCCGGGCGCCCCGGGGCCGACGCTCTACACCGATCCCCCGGTCACGATCACGGCCGGCGTGGAGCGGGGCCCGAGCCTCTCCCTCTTCCGGGCCTTCTTCGCCGATCCCGCCAACGACTACTGGCGGGAGAGCCCGCTGGCGCGCTACACCCTTTCGGCGGCCGCGTCGGCGCCGCGGGGGAGGCCCCGGTGAGGATCGAGCGCCGGACCGTCCAGTTCCAGGCCCGCACCCGGAACCTCTTCCTCCACGTGTTGACCCGGTGCAACCTCCGGTGCCGCCACTGCTACATCAACCCAGGCCAGCACGGGACCGGGGTCCTCGACGCGCCCACCATGGCCCGCTGGCTCGCCCTCTTCGCCGAGGGGGCCGAGGTCACCAACGTGGTCTTCCTCGGCGGGGAGCCCACGTTGAACCCGGCCCTCCCGGACGGGATCCGCGAGGCCCGGCGCCTCGGCTACGCCAGCGTCACCGTGGACACCAACGGGTTTCTCTTCCACGACGTCCTGGACCGGGTCGCGCCGGACGAGGTGGACTACTTCAGCTTCAGCCTGGACGGGGCCTCGCCGGAGGTGAACGATCCCGTCCGGGGGGCGGGCGTCTTCGAGACCTGCACCGCCGGCATCCGGCGGGCCCGGGAGCGGGGTTTCGGCGTGAGCGTGATCTTCACGGCCAGCCGCCTGAACCTCCACGACCTCCCCAACATGCCGGGGCTGCTCGCCGGCCTGGGGGTGGAGCGTTTCTTCATCCAGGTGATCGGGATCCGCGGTCAGCCCGCGGCCCGGGGGGAGGCCGGTCTCCAGCTCGCCCGGGAGGAATGGGAGGCGGTGGTGCCGGGGGTGGCCCGGGCGGCCGCCCGGCTCGGCCTCGTGGTGACCTACCCCAAGGTCTTCCTGGCCCCCGGCGAACCCTTCGCCTGCGCCGGCCGGGTGGCGGACAACTACTTCGTCTTTCCCAACGGGCGGGTGTACCGGTGCCCGCTCTGCGAGGACTTCCCGCTCCATTCCCTGGAGATCCGCGGGGACCGCCTGGTGGAACGGCCGCCCATCCGGGAGAGCGACCTCTTCGGCCTCGAGATCCCGGAAGGCTGTGTGCTGAACCGGATCCTCCACCCCGGCAACCTCGCCTACGACGCCGAGGGCCGTCCCCTCCACCGGATCGCCTGCTGCATGCTCAAGGAAGAGGTCCGGCCAGCAGGCCCCCGACGTCCACGCGGCGCGTGACGAGGCCCTGCCGGTAGAGGATCGCCTCGGTCTGGCGCCATCCCTCGAGGTCGACGGCGCCCACGGGCCGTCCCCCCGGGGGGAGGACCAGGCGCCGCGTCTCCGCCAGCTGGCGGCGGATGACCGCCACCGGGGTCTGCGTGTCGCGCCGGTGGACGGCCTCGGCCACCGCGGCCTCCCGGGCCGGGTCCATGGCCTCGCGCCATCCCCGGAGGAAGGCCCGTGTGAACCGGCGGACCCGGTCGGGGTGGGCCCGGTAGTAGGCCCGGGAGGTCACGAGGGAGTTGGCCACGAACCGGATGCCCCAGGCCGCCGGGTCCAGGAAGCCGGGCCGCCCGCCGCCCGCCGCGATCCGGTCGGCGAGGAAGACGCCCTGGGTGTTGCGGTAGACCGGCCAGAGGTCCACCCGCCCCCGCCAGAACGGGCCGAAGTCCGGGGTGACGGGCCAGAGGTCGGACTCGGCCTTCTGGACGTGGTACTTCCGGAGCAGGGCCCGGAGGATGGCCTCGTCGTTGCCCCCGTAGGTGACGCCGATCCGGAGACGGCCGAGGGCCGCCGGGGTGAGCGCCGGGATCCGGTCGGCCCGGTAGATCCACTGGAGGGGGTTTCGCTGGAAGACCTGGGCCAGCACCACCACGTCGGCGCCCTTGGCCGCGGCCCGGATCACCTGGTCCGCGGAGGCGATGCCGAACTGGGCACGGCCGAGCTCGAGGTCGCGGATGGCGTCCTGCTCGGGGCCGCCCTCCCGGAGGACCACCCGGAGGCCCTCGGCCCGGAAGAGGCCGGCCTGGTCGGCCCAGATCTCCCCGGCGAAGCTGGCGTTGAAGAGCCACTTGAGCCGGAGGACCACCGGGGCGCCGGGGCCCGCCGCCGGTTCCCCGCCGCCGCAGCCGGCGGCGAGGAGGAGGACCGCCGCGAGGGCGAGGAGGCGGCCCTTCACCGGCCGGCCCCCCGGAGCCGGCGCTTCCAGGCCGTGCCCACGCCTTCCACCGCGGCCAGGTAGAGGGAGGAGGCGAGGCCGATGAGGAAGAGGGCCACCAGGATCCGGGCGAGGTTTCCCTGGTAGAGGGCCTTTCGGATGACGTAGCCGATGCCGCGCCCCGCGGCGAGGAACTCCCCGATGATGGTGCCCACCATGGCCAGCGTCCCGCTTCCCACCACCACGGTGACGATCTTGTCGAGGTTCTCGAAGGTCCGGATCCGGATCTCGAGGCGCCAGTCGAGGCGGCCGGTGGCCCGGTAGAAGTGTTCTACGGCCTCCACGGGCTCGGAGAAGATCCCGATGAAGCTGAGCAGCAGGGGAAAGTAGCAGACCAGGGCCGTGATGAGGAGCCGCGCCAGGAGCCCGTCGCCGAAGAAGAGGAAGATGAGGGGGGCCAGGGCCACCACGGGGTAGGCCTGGAGGTTGTAGGCGGCCAGGCGGGTGAGGGCGCCCGGCCAGGAGGCGAGGCGTCCCACGAGCCCCACGGCGGTGGCCAGGACCACGGCCAGGACGTGGCCCAGGACGGCCACGCCCAGGGTGTTCGAGACGGCGGTGGTGAAGGCGGCCCCGTCCGCCCGGGCCACGCTCCAGAGTTCCACCGGCGGCGGGACGAGGTAGTCGGAGAGGCCGAGGGCGACCTTGGCGGCCCAGAGGAGGCAGAGCCCGGCCGCGTAGAGGGCGGCGAACTGGACGAGCCGGCCCAGGGCGCGCATGGTCAGGCCGCCTCCCGGCTGGCCGCCCGCAGGACGTCGTAGACCACGCGTTGGACGGCGGCGTCCGGGGCCGGTTCCCCGCCGCCGGGCCGGTCCAGGGCGTCCAGGGACCGGAGGCGCCGGACGCCGCCCCGCGCGTGGGGGACGACGTGGACGCGGCGGCAGTAGCGGGCCACCTCCAGGGCGTTGTGGGAGATGTAGAGGAGGAGCCGGTCGGGGAACCGCCGCTTGAGGTCGCCCAGGATGCGCTCCCGCATGGGCTCGTCCACGTTGGCCAGGATCTCGTCCAGGATCAGGACGGCGAAGGGCTGGACCAGGTACCGGACCAGGTTGACCCGGTTCTTCTGCCCCATGGAGAGGGCCCCGAAGCGGTGGCCGGTCACCGGGGCGAGGTCATAGGCGGCCACCAGGTCGTCGAGGAGGCGGCGGGACGGGGCCGGGGTCACCGAGTCGAGGTGCGCCGCCACGGTCTGCCATCCCGGCAGGCGTTCGGCGTTGTGGGCATAGAGGACGGGGCCGCCGGGCGGGGCGGTGCATTCCCCCGCCTGCGGGGCCAGCTCCCGGGCCAGGAGGCGGGCCAGGGTGCTCTTTCCGCACCCGGAGAAACCGAAGAGGGCGTGGAGGCCGGGGACGTCGAGGGCCCAGTCGAGCCCCCGGAAGACCGGGGCGTCGGCCCCGGGGTAGCGGAAGGTAAGCCCGCGGCAGGCCAGGTGCATGGGGCGCCTCCGGGCCGGCCGGCCTCAGCGCCGGCCCCGGGCGAGCCGCTCGAGGCGTTTTCGTTCCTTCTCCCGCCGCCGCCGGATCTTTTCGACCTCGGCCTGGAGGACGTCCGGGCGGAGCCGGACCACCCGGCTCTCGGCCCCGAAGACCGCGGTCTTCAGGAACTCGAAGCCGAACTCCATGAGGGCGACGTCGTCCTCGAGGATGTTCCGCAGCACCGATTCGTCCACCTCGTATTTTTCGAGGAAGCGGCTCTCGAAGACGAAGCGCCGGAACTGCTCGGCGTTGGTGGTCACCATGTAGAAGAGCCGCTGGGCCTTGGGGGGCATGTCCACGTCGTCGCCGAAGGACTTCTTCCGGAGCATGAGCTCCATCCAGCCCCGGTTCATCCGGTCGTAGAGGTCGGCCTCCTGGTCGGCGCGCCAGGAGTCCACCGTCCACTCGGCGGGTTCCTGGAACCCTTGGCAGTGGTCTTCCTTGATGAGGAAGAAGAATTCCTCTTCCTCTCCCGCGTGTTTCTCCTGCTGGCGGAGGCTGGCCATCCCGATGGGGTAGTAGCGGCAGCTCACCGGCCGGTCGGTGTAGACCTGGCAGCCGGCGGGCGTCACGAAGGGACACTTGCCCCCCTGGTCCTCGAGCATCCGGAGCCGGGCCACCGGGACCCCCGTGACCTCGAGGATCTCGGGCTCGGCGTAGAGCTTGAGGAAGGCGTCGGCGCTGAGCCCGAGCCGGTGCTTGAGCCGGATGATGTCGTAGGGGGTGAGGATGATGTTCATGTTCCGGCAGCACCGGGTGAAGCAGGTCACCCCGGGATGGCAGCGGAAGCGGAAGGTGCTGTCGCGTTCCAGGCGGACGGGTTCGATGACGCCCGCCTTCTTGGGCTTGAGGGCCTTTCGGGCCCGTTCTTCGAGTTCGGTCAGCGGCATCGGTGCCTCGCGGTGGCGGGCGGCGTCGCGGGTGGGACGCCGCCGGGGATTTGTTCAAAAAAACATTAAAACATCTCCGGCAACAGCTGTCATCCCGGCGCCGCCGGACGCCTCCGTCCTTGTCAAGGGTATTGCTTTTTGTTAGTGTTCGTGCTTCATGGAAGCGGGGTGATCCTCGTTTTCTGGGGCCGGCGGCCCTCCCTCGGAAAGGACCGGAGACATGTTCCCTTTTTCAGAGAAATGGCTTTCCTGTGACCTGGCCATCGACCTCGGTACCGCCAACACCCTGGTCTACGTCAAGGGCAAGGGGATCGTGCTGCGGGAGCCCTCGGTGGTGGCGGTCCGGCGCGACATCCGCACCGACAAGGTCTTGGCCGTGGGGAAGGAGGCCAAGAACATGCTGGGCAAGACCCCGGGCAACATCGTGGCCATCCGGCCCATGAAGGACGGGGTCATCGCGGACTTCGAGGTCACGGAGGCCATGCTCCGCTACTTCATCCGCAAGGTCCACAAGAGCCGCTTCGTCCGGCCCCGGATGATCATCAGCGTCCCCTCCGGCATCACCCAGGTGGAGAAGCGGGCGGTCCGGGAGTCGGCCGAGCATGCCGGCGCCAAGGAGGTCTACCTCATCGAGGAGCCCATGGCGGCGGCCATCGGCGCGGGGCTGCCCATCACGGAACCCACCGCCAACATGGTGGTGGACATCGGCGGCGGGACCACCGAGGTGGCGGTGATCTCCCTGGCGGGGATCGTCTACAGCCAGTCGGTCCGGGTGGCGGGCGACAAGATGGACGAGGCGATCCTCCAGCACATCAAGCGCCGGTACAACCTCCTCATCGGGGAGCACACGGCCGAGCAGATCAAGATGAACTGCGCGGACGTCATGCCCGAGCCGCCCTACGAGCAGATGGAGATCAAGGGGCGGGACCTGGTCACCGGCGTGCCCAAGACCATCGTGATCGACTCCGACGAGGTCCGCCAGGCCATCAGCGAGCAGGTGGACGCCATCGTGGAGGCGGTCCGCGTGGCCCTGGAGCAGACGCCTCCGGAGTTGGCCGCCGACATCGTCGACCGCGGGATCGTCCTCACCGGCGGCGGGGCCTTGCTCCGGAACCTCGACAAGCTCCTGCGGGAGAAGACCTCTCTGCCCATCATCATCTCGGACGATCCCCTTTCCTCCGTGGTGCTCGGCTCCGGGAAGGCCCTGGACAACCTTGACATCCTCCGGGAGATCGTCATCTACTGAGGCCGCCCCCCGCCGGGCCGCCCATCGTCCGCCGGGGCCGCCGCCCCGGCCCGGGAGGTCGCCGGTTCCGTGCGCCTGAAGCCGCCCTCTGCCCCCCTTTCGAAGCGGGTGCGCCGCCACCCGGTCGGGTGCCTCGCCCTGGCCGCGGCCCTGGGGCTGGTCTTCCTGTTCGTGGGTTTCCGCCTGGGGCGTCCCGGCTTCCGGCCGGCGACCCACGGGGTGATGGAGGTGGGGGGGCTCTTCCAGAAGGCGCTCTCTGTCCCGGCCGGGTGGCTGGGGGACCTGTGGCGGTCCTACGTGGACCTCCGGGACGTCCGGGTGGAGAACGCGGCCCTGCGGTCCGAGATCGAGCGTCTCCGGGAGGAGGTCAACCGGTACCGTGAGGCCATGATCGCCAACGTGCGTCTCCAGCGCCTGCTGGACCTTCGCGGTTCCCTCGAGGCCCCGACCCTGGCGGCCCGCGTGGTGGCGGTGGACGTGGCCCCGTGGGTGGCCACCGTGACGGTGGACCGGGGGGCGAGCCAGGGGGTGGCCCCGGGGATGGCCGTTTTGGCCGGGGCGGGGGTGGCGGGCCAGGTGGTGGACACGGCGCCGCATTTCAGCCGGGTGCTCCTGCTCACCGACTACAACAGCGCCGCGGACGCCTTCGTCCAGCGGAGCCGGGCCCGGGGCGTCCTCAAGGGGACGGGGGAGGTGGGCCTGTGCCGCCTGGAGTACGTGGAGAAGGGGGCCGACGTCCAGGTGGGGGACGTGGTGGTCACCTCGGGGCTCGACCAGATCTATCCCAAGGGTTTGCTCCTCGGGCGGGTGACCGCCGTGGAGCCCGGGACGGCGGAGGATCTCTTCCAGGAGGTGACGGTGCGGCCGGCGGCGGACTTCCGGCATCTGGAGGAGGTGCTCATCGTGCTCCGGACCGGCGGGGGCGTCGACTAGGGACGGGCCATGCGGGACGTCTTCTTCATCCTGGCGGCCGGCTTCGTGCTCCTGGTGCTGGAGACGGCCCTCGGACGGGTCTTCCAGGCCGGCATGATTCGGCTGGACGGCGTGGTGCCCATGGTGATCTGGCACGGGCTCCGGCGCCCCCTGCCCGCCGGCCTCATTCCGGTGCTCGCCCTGGCGCTCCTGGCCGGGGTCTTCTCCAACGTGGCCACCGGGCTCTTCTTCGTGGCCTACGCCGCCGGGTATCTCCTCGTGCGCTACCTCCAGGGGCAGGTCCTGTGTCCGGCCGCGTGGCAGCAGGCGCTGCTGGCCGGGTTCGTGGGGCTGGCGGTGGCCCTGGTGCTGTTCGCCGGTGATGGTGTGACCGACCTCTTCTGGCCGTGGGGCGTGGGGCAGGCGGTCGTCTGGGGTGTCACCGCGCCGGCCTGGTTCTGGCTCTTCGACCGGGCCGAGTCCTGGCTGCCGGAGCCGGAGGCATGAGGCCGTCGCTCAGGGACGCGGGGCGGGTGCTCCTCCGCCTCAGGCAGCTCGATGTCAAGGCCCGGGAGGTCAACCGGCAGCGGTGCGAGGCCGCCTTCCTCTTCGTGCTCCTGTGCGTGGTCACCCTCGCGGCGCGGCTCTGGTACCTCCAGATCGTGAAGGGGACGGAGCTCCGGGCCCGGTCCGAGCACAACCGTGTCCGCCTGGTCCGGCTCCAGCCGCCCCGGGGCAAGCTGCTGGACCGCTCCGGGCGCCTGCTCGTGGGCAACCAGCCCTGTTTCAACGTCTGCCTCGTCCGGGAAGAGGCCAAGGACGTGGAGGACCTCCTCGGCCGGCTCTCCGTCCTGCTGGAGGAGCCGGTGGGTGCGCTCCGGGAGCGGCTCATCCTGGGGCGGCGGCTCCCCCTGTACACGCCCATCGTCCTCAAGCGGGGCATCGACCGCGACACCCTGGCCCGCCTCGAACCCCGGCTCTTCCGGCTCCCGGGGGTGAGCGTGGAGGTGGAACCCCTGCGCAAGTACCCCCACGGCCGCCTGGCTTCCCATCTGCTCGGGTACCTCGCCGAGGTGAACGAGGCGGAACTGGCCAAGGGGATCTACCCGGGCGTGCGGCCGGGCGACCTCGTGGGGCGGGCCGGCGTGGAGGCCCAGTACCAGAAGGTGCTGTCGGGGCGGAGCGGGGTCCGGCGGGTGGAGGTGGACGCCACGGGGCGCCTGGCCCGCGT harbors:
- the ftsY gene encoding signal recognition particle-docking protein FtsY; the protein is MIGNWFGRKTPAEEAPSQAPSGPAAGPEAGERKGLLARLKEGLARTRQGFVHQVDELLLGRKEIDPGLLDELEEILVTADMGVATVGKVLEELRIQVKRRELADAGALRERLQDRIRALLPPPGPGPAWAPAPFVVLVVGVNGVGKTTTIAKIARRLQAEGKKVLLVAADTFRAAAAEQLETWGRRLDVPVVRHAAGADPAAVVYDGLEAAIHRGADVVLVDTAGRLHTKTNLMEELKKLRRVIRKKVPEGPHEVFLVLDATTGQNAVSQARLFREAVDVTGIVLTKLDGTAKGGIVVAVSDEMGIPIRYIGIGEGMDDLRPFDPDAFVSALFEREGAA
- a CDS encoding HU family DNA-binding protein translates to MNKSELMEGVAERADLPRAHAEAVVKEIFAAMTEALVSGEGVEIRGFGSFVVKSYRPYTGRNPKTGEKIPVAPKKLPFFKVGKELRERVQRGRGS
- a CDS encoding DUF523 domain-containing protein — its product is MSACLLGAACRYDGGSRLDPEVLAALAGRRVVPVCPEQLGGLATPRPAAALEGGDGLAVIEGRAAVRTVAGQDVTAQFLRGAEEAARLARRLGVARAVLKARSPSCGLTPVLGVTAARLLLEGLEIEEAG
- the purM gene encoding phosphoribosylformylglycinamidine cyclo-ligase, with protein sequence MTRTSRYAQAGVDIDKANRLVDRIRPLVAATRTPGVITELGGFAGLFALDTSGLSDPVLVASTDGVGTKLKVAVEAGIHGTVGIDLVAMSVNDILVCGARPLFFLDYFATGRLDPDVAAEVIGGIAEGCRQAGCALIGGETAEMPGMYAAGDYDLAGFVVGVADRSRLIDGSRVREGDALVGLASSGLHSNGFSLVRKICFEERGLDVRAPVPALGNRPLGEVLLTPTRIYARAVARILEAHPVSGMVHVTGGGFVDNIPRVLPGHLQAVIRRESWPVPAVFTFLREAGDIPDEEMFRTFNCGIGMVLVVPGETADAVLETAAAAGEPAYRIGEVRPRPEGAPAVAFAG
- a CDS encoding deaminase, encoding MAAEPDLSADRRWMGEALALARQALAAGEFPVGCVLVAGGRVVGRGRRVHTRPGEVNELDHGEMVALRQWLSGGAPGSGGAVTVYTTLEPCLMCLGALVLNGVRRIVYAYEDVMGGATGLLPRVRSGGGPGAPGPTLYTDPPVTITAGVERGPSLSLFRAFFADPANDYWRESPLARYTLSAAASAPRGRPR
- a CDS encoding radical SAM protein, with product MRIERRTVQFQARTRNLFLHVLTRCNLRCRHCYINPGQHGTGVLDAPTMARWLALFAEGAEVTNVVFLGGEPTLNPALPDGIREARRLGYASVTVDTNGFLFHDVLDRVAPDEVDYFSFSLDGASPEVNDPVRGAGVFETCTAGIRRARERGFGVSVIFTASRLNLHDLPNMPGLLAGLGVERFFIQVIGIRGQPAARGEAGLQLAREEWEAVVPGVARAAARLGLVVTYPKVFLAPGEPFACAGRVADNYFVFPNGRVYRCPLCEDFPLHSLEIRGDRLVERPPIRESDLFGLEIPEGCVLNRILHPGNLAYDAEGRPLHRIACCMLKEEVRPAGPRRPRGA
- a CDS encoding ABC transporter substrate-binding protein, with amino-acid sequence MKGRLLALAAVLLLAAGCGGGEPAAGPGAPVVLRLKWLFNASFAGEIWADQAGLFRAEGLRVVLREGGPEQDAIRDLELGRAQFGIASADQVIRAAAKGADVVVLAQVFQRNPLQWIYRADRIPALTPAALGRLRIGVTYGGNDEAILRALLRKYHVQKAESDLWPVTPDFGPFWRGRVDLWPVYRNTQGVFLADRIAAGGGRPGFLDPAAWGIRFVANSLVTSRAYYRAHPDRVRRFTRAFLRGWREAMDPAREAAVAEAVHRRDTQTPVAVIRRQLAETRRLVLPPGGRPVGAVDLEGWRQTEAILYRQGLVTRRVDVGGLLAGPLP
- a CDS encoding ABC transporter permease, with the protein product MRALGRLVQFAALYAAGLCLLWAAKVALGLSDYLVPPPVELWSVARADGAAFTTAVSNTLGVAVLGHVLAVVLATAVGLVGRLASWPGALTRLAAYNLQAYPVVALAPLIFLFFGDGLLARLLITALVCYFPLLLSFIGIFSEPVEAVEHFYRATGRLDWRLEIRIRTFENLDKIVTVVVGSGTLAMVGTIIGEFLAAGRGIGYVIRKALYQGNLARILVALFLIGLASSLYLAAVEGVGTAWKRRLRGAGR
- a CDS encoding ATP-binding cassette domain-containing protein → MHLACRGLTFRYPGADAPVFRGLDWALDVPGLHALFGFSGCGKSTLARLLARELAPQAGECTAPPGGPVLYAHNAERLPGWQTVAAHLDSVTPAPSRRLLDDLVAAYDLAPVTGHRFGALSMGQKNRVNLVRYLVQPFAVLILDEILANVDEPMRERILGDLKRRFPDRLLLYISHNALEVARYCRRVHVVPHARGGVRRLRSLDALDRPGGGEPAPDAAVQRVVYDVLRAASREAA
- a CDS encoding YkgJ family cysteine cluster protein, translated to MPLTELEERARKALKPKKAGVIEPVRLERDSTFRFRCHPGVTCFTRCCRNMNIILTPYDIIRLKHRLGLSADAFLKLYAEPEILEVTGVPVARLRMLEDQGGKCPFVTPAGCQVYTDRPVSCRYYPIGMASLRQQEKHAGEEEEFFFLIKEDHCQGFQEPAEWTVDSWRADQEADLYDRMNRGWMELMLRKKSFGDDVDMPPKAQRLFYMVTTNAEQFRRFVFESRFLEKYEVDESVLRNILEDDVALMEFGFEFLKTAVFGAESRVVRLRPDVLQAEVEKIRRRREKERKRLERLARGRR
- a CDS encoding rod shape-determining protein: MFPFSEKWLSCDLAIDLGTANTLVYVKGKGIVLREPSVVAVRRDIRTDKVLAVGKEAKNMLGKTPGNIVAIRPMKDGVIADFEVTEAMLRYFIRKVHKSRFVRPRMIISVPSGITQVEKRAVRESAEHAGAKEVYLIEEPMAAAIGAGLPITEPTANMVVDIGGGTTEVAVISLAGIVYSQSVRVAGDKMDEAILQHIKRRYNLLIGEHTAEQIKMNCADVMPEPPYEQMEIKGRDLVTGVPKTIVIDSDEVRQAISEQVDAIVEAVRVALEQTPPELAADIVDRGIVLTGGGALLRNLDKLLREKTSLPIIISDDPLSSVVLGSGKALDNLDILREIVIY
- the mreC gene encoding rod shape-determining protein MreC; the protein is MRLKPPSAPLSKRVRRHPVGCLALAAALGLVFLFVGFRLGRPGFRPATHGVMEVGGLFQKALSVPAGWLGDLWRSYVDLRDVRVENAALRSEIERLREEVNRYREAMIANVRLQRLLDLRGSLEAPTLAARVVAVDVAPWVATVTVDRGASQGVAPGMAVLAGAGVAGQVVDTAPHFSRVLLLTDYNSAADAFVQRSRARGVLKGTGEVGLCRLEYVEKGADVQVGDVVVTSGLDQIYPKGLLLGRVTAVEPGTAEDLFQEVTVRPAADFRHLEEVLIVLRTGGGVD